One genomic window of Psychrobacillus sp. INOP01 includes the following:
- a CDS encoding SAM-dependent methyltransferase has protein sequence MFTLESIGVTFNERKTPKDDYWGEVVSEIKLDKNWDISCLDEITSFSHLEIIYLFHLVQENDIQYTSRHPRNNKDYPKVGIFAQRGKNRPNRIGVTAVELISKDGNSLFVKGLDAIDGTPILDIKPIMNEFLPKGEIKQPIWASDLMRNYWE, from the coding sequence ATGTTTACTTTAGAATCAATAGGAGTAACTTTTAATGAGCGTAAAACACCAAAGGATGATTACTGGGGAGAAGTTGTTTCAGAAATAAAGTTGGATAAGAATTGGGACATTAGCTGTCTGGATGAAATTACGTCTTTTAGTCACTTGGAGATAATATATCTATTTCACTTAGTTCAAGAAAACGATATTCAATATACGTCGAGACATCCTAGAAACAACAAAGATTATCCGAAGGTTGGTATTTTTGCTCAAAGGGGAAAAAATCGACCGAATAGGATTGGAGTAACAGCGGTTGAACTAATTAGTAAAGACGGTAACTCTTTATTCGTCAAAGGATTAGATGCAATTGATGGTACGCCGATTTTAGATATAAAGCCTATTATGAATGAATTTTTACCAAAAGGTGAAATAAAGCAGCCTATATGGGCATCTGATTTAATGAGAAATTATTGGGAATAA
- a CDS encoding class I SAM-dependent methyltransferase, with translation MRDTMHTHVEQIFKYIDQESGFIENEASATYLEGVVYALELWLSDKKRPSILNADKEQIRKAIQLAILKGMKKSAQVNHQMTPDAIGLLVSYFVKEMTKNKKELSILDPALGTGNLLYTIMNALPTENYAFGVEIDELLIQLAAQTGELLTHDIQLFRQDALKPLLIDPVDIVVSDLPVGYYPDTETAQDYFLHSLEEMSYAHHLFIEQSMKHVKPGGYLFFLVPDTIFESKQAPKLHEFIKENGWIQAVIQFPNSIFKTKGQEKSLLILQKKSDDLKAPREVLLAKVPNMMNKEAMELFLKKIEIWQEENMK, from the coding sequence ATGAGGGATACTATGCACACACATGTTGAACAAATTTTTAAGTATATTGATCAAGAGAGCGGTTTTATCGAAAATGAGGCTTCTGCTACGTATTTAGAAGGCGTCGTATATGCTCTAGAACTTTGGCTATCTGATAAAAAGAGACCATCTATTCTAAATGCAGATAAAGAACAAATTCGCAAAGCCATTCAATTAGCTATTTTAAAAGGCATGAAGAAGTCTGCACAGGTTAATCATCAGATGACCCCAGACGCTATCGGACTATTGGTAAGTTATTTTGTAAAAGAAATGACAAAAAATAAAAAAGAACTGTCGATTTTGGACCCAGCACTTGGAACAGGAAATTTGTTGTATACAATTATGAATGCATTACCGACAGAAAACTATGCATTTGGTGTAGAAATTGATGAACTGTTAATCCAGCTGGCTGCACAAACTGGTGAACTTCTTACGCATGACATCCAATTATTTAGACAGGATGCTTTAAAGCCGCTTCTAATCGACCCTGTGGATATTGTCGTAAGCGACTTACCTGTTGGATATTATCCGGATACAGAAACAGCACAGGATTACTTCCTGCATAGTTTGGAGGAAATGTCCTATGCTCATCATTTATTTATCGAGCAATCGATGAAGCATGTAAAACCGGGCGGCTATCTATTCTTTTTAGTGCCAGATACTATATTTGAATCGAAACAGGCACCGAAACTTCATGAATTCATCAAGGAAAATGGTTGGATTCAAGCAGTCATTCAGTTTCCAAATTCTATTTTTAAAACAAAGGGACAAGAGAAAAGCCTTTTGATATTACAAAAGAAAAGTGATGATTTGAAAGCGCCGAGAGAGGTTCTATTAGCGAAGGTTCCAAACATGATGAACAAAGAAGCCATGGAACTATTTTTGAAAAAGATCGAAATTTGGCAAGAAGAGAATATGAAGTAA
- a CDS encoding acetate/propionate family kinase, which produces MPIILAVNAGSSSLKFQVFEMVDEQVIAKGLIERIGLGNPIFTMTTNEERINIIEQVDNHEQAVKLLMNMLIEKNVIDSLDEIEGIGHRVVHGGEVYSDSVLITTEVLDTLEKLSELAPLHNPANVTGINVFKKELPNVPAVAVFDTAFHQTMPESSYLYSIPYDYYEKYGIRKYGFHGTSHKYVSQRAAFLLNRPLETTRFISCHLGNGASIAAIHHGKSIDTSMGFTPLAGVTMGTRSGNIDPALIPYLMEKTGKNAEGVLDILNKKSGMLGVSGFSSDLRDIVGEAAKGNERAQLALDVFANRIHKYIGSYAARMNGVDAIIFTAGIGENSEVIREKVLKGLQFMGVYMDPDLNKINGKETFINYPHSPVKVIVIPTNEEIMIARDTVRIANL; this is translated from the coding sequence ATGCCAATAATATTAGCAGTAAATGCGGGAAGCTCTTCATTAAAATTCCAGGTTTTTGAAATGGTAGACGAACAGGTAATTGCAAAGGGATTAATAGAAAGAATTGGTCTAGGTAATCCTATTTTTACGATGACGACAAATGAAGAACGTATTAATATAATTGAACAGGTGGACAATCACGAACAAGCGGTAAAACTATTGATGAATATGCTGATTGAAAAAAATGTGATCGATTCGTTAGATGAAATCGAAGGTATTGGGCATCGTGTTGTTCATGGTGGTGAGGTTTACAGCGACTCCGTTTTAATAACAACCGAAGTATTAGATACTTTAGAAAAATTATCGGAGTTAGCACCACTTCATAATCCAGCAAACGTTACTGGTATAAATGTATTTAAAAAGGAGCTTCCAAATGTCCCAGCAGTAGCTGTTTTTGATACTGCATTCCATCAAACGATGCCAGAAAGTTCTTATCTATACTCAATTCCTTACGACTACTATGAAAAATACGGTATTAGAAAATATGGTTTTCACGGAACTTCACATAAGTACGTATCTCAGAGAGCTGCATTCCTATTAAATAGACCACTGGAAACAACTCGATTTATATCCTGTCACCTAGGCAATGGAGCAAGTATTGCAGCTATTCATCATGGTAAATCAATCGATACATCTATGGGATTTACACCACTTGCAGGTGTGACAATGGGAACAAGATCGGGTAATATTGATCCTGCTTTAATCCCATATTTGATGGAGAAAACAGGTAAAAATGCTGAAGGTGTTTTAGATATTTTAAATAAGAAGTCGGGGATGCTCGGAGTTTCTGGTTTTTCCAGTGATTTACGAGATATCGTTGGGGAAGCTGCCAAAGGAAATGAGCGTGCGCAGCTGGCACTAGATGTATTCGCCAATCGAATTCATAAATACATCGGCTCCTATGCGGCACGTATGAATGGTGTAGATGCCATTATTTTCACAGCGGGAATCGGAGAGAATAGTGAAGTAATACGTGAAAAAGTGTTAAAGGGACTTCAGTTCATGGGCGTTTATATGGATCCAGACTTAAACAAAATAAACGGAAAAGAAACATTCATCAATTATCCTCATTCTCCTGTGAAAGTAATCGTTATACCAACGAATGAAGAGATTATGATTGCTAGAGATACGGTGAGAATAGCGAACCTTTGA